In Agromyces sp. G08B096, a genomic segment contains:
- a CDS encoding 2-isopropylmalate synthase: protein MTEPTPSTAAPTVPAAPTLPAAPRWNRQRPSAMPSHRYRDVFARVPVPEPEARRWPSARIERAPLWVPVDLRDGNQALAEPMDPQRKLRFFRELVRMGYTEIEIGYPSASQTDYDFVRLLAETDEAPDDVTLVVFAPARRELVERTMQSIRGIRNDVVVHLYVATAPAWRDRVLRRDRQELAALVAEESARVRRAAGDDARVRFEFSPEVFNLTEPDFVLELADVVTDIWDASPDRPVILNLPATVEVATPNVYADQIEHMHRNLPRRDGVILSVHPHNDRGTGVACAELAVLAGAQRVEGCLFGNGERTGNVDLVTLGLNLHAQGVDPMIDFSRLDEVRATVEHCNRLPVHVRHPYAGDLVHTAFSGTHQDAIRKGFAHHAARAAELGLDERDAPWDVPYLPIDPADVGRSYEAVVRVNSQSGKGGIGYLLERETGVVLDPAAERAFAAVVQEHAERTGAELGADEIVALYRRSVEGSAA from the coding sequence ATGACCGAACCCACCCCGTCCACCGCCGCGCCGACCGTTCCGGCCGCGCCGACCCTTCCGGCCGCGCCGCGCTGGAACCGGCAGCGCCCCTCGGCGATGCCGTCGCACCGCTACCGCGACGTGTTCGCGCGCGTCCCCGTGCCCGAGCCCGAGGCCCGCCGGTGGCCGTCGGCCCGCATCGAGCGCGCGCCGCTCTGGGTGCCCGTCGACCTTCGCGACGGCAACCAGGCGCTCGCCGAGCCCATGGACCCCCAGCGCAAGCTGCGCTTCTTCCGCGAGCTCGTGCGCATGGGCTACACCGAAATCGAGATCGGCTACCCGTCGGCCTCGCAGACCGACTACGACTTCGTGCGCCTGCTCGCCGAGACCGACGAGGCCCCCGATGACGTCACCCTCGTGGTGTTCGCCCCGGCCCGGCGCGAGCTCGTCGAGCGCACGATGCAGTCGATCCGAGGCATCCGCAACGACGTCGTCGTGCACCTCTACGTGGCGACCGCCCCCGCCTGGCGGGACCGCGTGCTGCGCCGCGACCGGCAGGAGCTCGCGGCGCTCGTCGCCGAGGAGAGCGCGCGGGTGCGTCGTGCCGCGGGCGACGACGCGCGCGTGCGGTTCGAGTTCTCGCCCGAGGTCTTCAACCTCACCGAGCCCGACTTCGTGCTCGAGCTCGCCGACGTCGTCACCGACATCTGGGACGCCTCGCCCGATCGCCCGGTGATTCTCAACCTGCCCGCCACGGTCGAGGTCGCGACCCCGAACGTCTACGCCGACCAGATCGAGCACATGCACCGCAACCTCCCCCGGCGCGACGGGGTCATCCTGTCGGTGCACCCGCACAACGACCGCGGCACGGGCGTCGCCTGCGCCGAGCTCGCCGTGCTCGCGGGCGCGCAGCGGGTCGAGGGATGCCTCTTCGGCAACGGCGAGCGCACGGGCAACGTCGACCTCGTGACACTCGGCCTGAACCTGCACGCCCAGGGCGTCGACCCGATGATCGACTTCTCGCGGCTCGACGAGGTGCGGGCCACGGTCGAGCACTGCAACCGCCTGCCCGTGCACGTGCGCCACCCCTACGCGGGCGACCTGGTGCACACCGCCTTCTCGGGCACGCATCAGGATGCGATCCGCAAGGGCTTCGCGCACCACGCCGCCCGCGCCGCCGAGCTCGGCCTCGACGAACGGGATGCCCCGTGGGACGTGCCGTACCTGCCGATCGACCCGGCCGACGTGGGCCGGAGCTACGAGGCCGTCGTCCGGGTCAACAGCCAGTCGGGCAAGGGCGGCATCGGCTACCTGCTCGAGCGCGAGACGGGGGTGGTGCTCGACCCGGCCGCGGAGCGGGCGTTCGCCGCCGTCGTCCAGGAGCATGCCGAGCGCACGGGCGCCGAACTCGGTGCCGATGAGATCGTCGCGCTCTACCGCCGCTCGGTGGAAGGATCGGCGGCGTGA
- a CDS encoding FCD domain-containing protein has translation MVRLALRSLPVQAAEQLEARIVAGEWPVGSRLPGETALAAELGVARSTVREALRMLVVRGLVESRQGAGSFVLREHADPDWALAVRRARVEEVLEVREAIEVQAARLAARRRDDDDLARLRDALEARAAAVVDGDDTAYVDADLAVHHGIVLAAHNDLLAALFDEVRPRLRSVMLEMLALGSADPAYRADQAEHEELVAAIAHRRDEEAAALAEAHFAAIRRRQR, from the coding sequence GTGGTGAGACTCGCGCTCCGGTCGCTACCCGTCCAGGCTGCGGAGCAGCTCGAGGCGCGCATCGTCGCGGGGGAGTGGCCGGTCGGCTCGCGGCTCCCCGGCGAGACCGCGCTCGCCGCCGAGCTCGGCGTCGCTCGCTCGACGGTCCGCGAGGCCCTGCGCATGCTCGTCGTCCGCGGCCTCGTCGAAAGCCGCCAGGGCGCGGGCAGCTTCGTGCTGCGCGAGCACGCCGACCCCGACTGGGCGCTCGCCGTGCGCCGCGCCCGGGTCGAGGAGGTGCTCGAGGTGCGCGAGGCGATCGAGGTGCAGGCCGCGCGGCTCGCGGCCCGACGCCGCGACGACGACGACCTCGCGCGCCTGCGCGACGCGCTCGAGGCCCGCGCCGCCGCCGTCGTCGACGGCGACGACACCGCGTACGTCGATGCCGACCTCGCCGTGCACCACGGCATCGTTCTGGCCGCGCACAACGATCTGCTGGCCGCCCTCTTCGACGAGGTGCGGCCGAGGCTGCGTTCGGTCATGCTCGAGATGCTCGCGCTCGGCTCGGCCGATCCCGCGTACCGCGCCGACCAGGCCGAGCACGAGGAGCTCGTCGCGGCGATCGCCCACCGCCGCGACGAGGAGGCGGCCGCGCTCGCCGAGGCGCACTTCGCGGCGATCAGGCGACGGCAGCGCTGA
- the hisS gene encoding histidine--tRNA ligase → MAASVTPPRGMRDFLPAEKARREHALGVIRRVYRSHGFDEIETPVMEEASRLHAGLGGDNEKLAFAVMKRGLTPDDLAAAAASGDALSLADLGLRYDLTVPLARFYATHQAALPPVFRSIQIAPVWRAERPQKGRYRQFVQCDIDIIGEPGRLAELELLTATVAALDELGLAGCVIRLNDRRILAGILSSWGVPEDRRERALITIDKLDKIGPDGVAIELRELGVTEADVADELRALAGADWHLADGVVPPPAWLDLDAYADLRELRDALPGAAIEFDPTLVRGMGYYTGTIFEIAHPDFGYSLGGGGRYDHMIGRFLGREVPACGFSIGFERIVDLLAVADADRPRAVVLVHDADVPAATLIALKTELVASGARVRLERRAKNLRALLDRVTADGFDAFATVDAGTTDASSLSFRDLGA, encoded by the coding sequence ATGGCCGCTTCCGTCACCCCGCCGCGCGGCATGCGCGACTTCCTGCCCGCCGAGAAGGCCCGCCGCGAACACGCCCTCGGCGTGATCCGCCGCGTGTACCGCTCCCACGGCTTCGACGAAATCGAGACTCCCGTCATGGAGGAGGCCTCGCGCCTGCACGCCGGCCTCGGCGGCGACAACGAGAAGCTCGCCTTCGCGGTCATGAAGCGCGGCCTCACTCCCGACGACCTCGCCGCGGCCGCGGCATCCGGCGACGCGCTCTCGCTCGCCGATCTCGGGCTGCGCTACGACCTGACGGTCCCGCTCGCGCGCTTCTACGCCACCCACCAGGCGGCGCTGCCGCCCGTGTTCCGCTCGATCCAGATCGCACCCGTGTGGCGGGCCGAGCGACCGCAGAAGGGGCGCTACCGCCAGTTCGTGCAGTGCGACATCGACATCATCGGCGAGCCGGGCCGGCTCGCCGAGCTCGAGCTGCTCACCGCAACGGTCGCGGCCCTCGACGAGCTCGGACTCGCCGGCTGCGTCATCCGGCTGAACGACCGGCGCATCCTCGCCGGCATCCTCTCGTCCTGGGGTGTCCCCGAGGACCGCCGCGAGCGCGCCCTCATCACCATCGACAAGCTCGACAAGATCGGCCCCGACGGGGTCGCGATCGAGCTGCGCGAACTCGGCGTGACGGAGGCGGATGTCGCGGACGAGCTGCGCGCGCTGGCGGGCGCGGACTGGCACCTCGCCGACGGCGTCGTGCCGCCGCCCGCGTGGCTCGACCTCGACGCGTACGCCGACCTGCGGGAGCTCCGCGACGCCCTGCCCGGCGCGGCGATCGAGTTCGACCCGACCCTCGTGCGGGGCATGGGCTACTACACGGGCACCATCTTCGAGATCGCCCACCCCGACTTCGGGTACTCCCTCGGCGGCGGCGGCCGGTACGACCACATGATCGGGCGGTTCCTCGGCCGCGAGGTGCCCGCGTGCGGCTTCTCGATCGGGTTCGAGCGCATCGTCGACCTGCTCGCGGTGGCCGACGCCGACCGTCCGCGCGCCGTGGTCCTGGTCCACGACGCCGACGTCCCGGCCGCGACGCTGATCGCGCTGAAGACCGAGCTCGTCGCGTCGGGGGCGCGTGTGCGGCTCGAGCGGCGGGCGAAGAACCTGCGGGCCCTGCTCGACCGGGTGACGGCCGACGGCTTCGACGCGTTCGCGACCGTCGACGCCGGGACGACGGATGCCTCGTCGCTGTCGTTCCGCGACCTCGGCGCGTAA
- the eno gene encoding phosphopyruvate hydratase, with protein sequence MAFIEAVGAREILDSRGNPTVEVEVLLDDGSLARAAVPSGASTGAFEAYELRDGDADRYLGKGVQKAVDAVLDDLGPAIEDLDAADQRLVDAALIEADGTENKSRLGANAILGVSLAVAKAAADSADLPLFRYLGGPNAHVLPVPMMNIINGGAHADTGVDIQEFMVLPIGAPTYSEGLRWGVETYHALKSLLKSKGLSTGLGDEGGFAPDFEHNRAALDFISEAIGKAGFTLGTDIALGLDVAATEFFDNGVYRFEGKDRTSAEMSAYYAELADAYPLISIEDPLAEDDWEGWAKLTSTLGSKLQLVGDDLFVTNPKRLADGIARHAGNSILVKVNQIGTLTETLDAVKLAQRAGYTAVLSHRSGETEDTTIADLAVATDCGQIKTGAPARSERVAKYNQLLRIEEELGDAAVYAGRSAFPRFTA encoded by the coding sequence GTGGCATTCATCGAAGCTGTAGGCGCCCGCGAGATTCTGGACTCCCGCGGCAACCCGACCGTCGAGGTCGAGGTGCTGCTCGACGACGGTTCGCTCGCGCGCGCGGCGGTGCCCTCCGGCGCCTCGACCGGCGCGTTCGAGGCGTACGAGCTGCGCGACGGCGACGCCGACCGCTACCTCGGCAAGGGCGTGCAGAAGGCCGTCGACGCCGTGCTCGACGACCTCGGTCCCGCGATCGAAGACCTCGACGCCGCCGATCAGCGTCTCGTCGACGCCGCCCTCATCGAGGCCGACGGCACCGAGAACAAGAGCCGCCTGGGCGCCAACGCTATCCTCGGCGTGAGCCTCGCGGTCGCGAAGGCCGCCGCCGACTCGGCCGACCTGCCGCTGTTCCGTTACCTCGGCGGCCCGAACGCGCACGTCCTGCCCGTGCCGATGATGAACATCATCAACGGCGGCGCGCACGCCGACACCGGGGTCGACATCCAGGAGTTCATGGTGCTGCCGATCGGCGCGCCTACCTATTCCGAGGGCCTCCGCTGGGGCGTGGAGACCTACCACGCGCTGAAGAGCCTGCTGAAGTCGAAGGGCCTGTCGACCGGCCTCGGCGACGAGGGCGGCTTCGCGCCCGACTTCGAGCACAACCGTGCCGCGCTCGACTTCATCTCCGAGGCGATCGGCAAGGCCGGCTTCACGCTCGGCACCGACATCGCGCTCGGGCTCGACGTCGCGGCGACCGAGTTCTTCGACAACGGCGTCTACCGCTTCGAGGGCAAGGACCGCACCTCGGCCGAGATGAGCGCGTACTATGCCGAGCTCGCCGACGCCTACCCCCTCATCTCCATCGAGGACCCGCTGGCGGAGGACGACTGGGAGGGCTGGGCCAAGCTCACCTCGACCCTCGGCTCGAAGCTGCAGCTCGTGGGCGACGACCTGTTCGTCACGAACCCCAAGCGCCTCGCCGACGGCATCGCGCGTCACGCGGGCAACTCGATCCTCGTGAAGGTGAACCAGATCGGCACCCTCACCGAGACCCTCGACGCCGTGAAGCTCGCGCAGCGCGCGGGCTACACCGCGGTGCTCTCGCACCGGTCGGGTGAGACCGAGGACACCACGATCGCCGACCTCGCGGTCGCGACCGACTGCGGCCAGATCAAGACGGGCGCGCCCGCCCGGAGCGAGCGGGTCGCCAAGTACAATCAGCTTCTGAGGATCGAAGAAGAGCTCGGCGACGCCGCGGTGTACGCGGGCCGCTCGGCGTTCCCGCGCTTCACGGCGTAA
- a CDS encoding septum formation initiator family protein, with the protein MSAAPRRPSDPSRPGRKATGARRAESEPAKPPRREAAPAKAPHGPAVGAVRSGWLSGIRLSGFSVIMMGVIVLAVVVLAPTIAAFAEQRRHIAELRAEVSAQEAEVQELREQRERWNDETFIITQARERLSYVLPGEVSYLVIDDRTEAAKAETGAPVSAEVTERKGDWMRTLLTSVMTAGLAPDAAGAGG; encoded by the coding sequence ATGAGTGCAGCACCCCGGCGCCCGTCCGACCCCTCGCGACCCGGCCGGAAGGCGACCGGCGCCCGGCGCGCCGAGTCCGAGCCGGCGAAGCCGCCCCGCCGCGAGGCCGCCCCGGCGAAGGCGCCTCATGGGCCGGCCGTCGGCGCGGTGCGATCGGGCTGGCTGAGTGGCATCCGGCTCTCGGGCTTCTCGGTCATCATGATGGGCGTCATCGTCCTCGCCGTCGTCGTCCTCGCGCCCACCATCGCCGCCTTCGCCGAGCAGCGCCGGCACATCGCCGAGCTGCGCGCCGAGGTCTCCGCCCAGGAGGCCGAGGTGCAGGAGCTGCGCGAGCAGCGCGAACGCTGGAACGACGAGACCTTCATCATCACCCAGGCGCGCGAGCGCCTCTCGTACGTGCTGCCGGGGGAGGTCAGCTACCTCGTGATCGACGATCGCACCGAGGCCGCGAAGGCGGAGACCGGCGCGCCCGTCTCGGCCGAGGTCACCGAGCGGAAGGGCGACTGGATGCGCACCCTGCTCACCTCCGTGATGACGGCGGGCCTCGCGCCCGACGCGGCAGGAGCGGGCGGATGA
- a CDS encoding DUF501 domain-containing protein has product MTRPPFEPVAERDIRIVSAQLGRPARDVVGIAARCVCGAPTVVSTKPRLADGTPFPTFYYLSHPVATAAMSSLEAGQLMVECNELLAADPEIAAAYARAHDDYLADRAHYGEVAEIAGVSAGGMPTRVKCLHAVAAHALAAGPGANPIGDLALARSTWSPDVCQCPDYGLGDEEPSA; this is encoded by the coding sequence ATGACCCGGCCGCCGTTCGAGCCCGTCGCCGAGCGCGACATCCGCATCGTGTCGGCCCAGCTCGGCCGCCCCGCCCGCGACGTGGTCGGCATCGCCGCCCGGTGCGTGTGCGGCGCCCCGACGGTCGTCTCCACCAAACCGCGGCTGGCCGACGGCACCCCGTTCCCGACGTTCTACTACCTGAGCCACCCGGTGGCGACGGCGGCGATGAGCTCGCTCGAGGCGGGCCAGCTGATGGTCGAGTGCAACGAGCTGCTCGCCGCCGACCCCGAGATCGCGGCGGCGTACGCCCGCGCGCACGACGACTACCTCGCCGACCGTGCGCACTACGGCGAGGTCGCCGAGATCGCCGGCGTCTCGGCCGGCGGCATGCCGACCCGGGTGAAGTGCCTGCATGCGGTCGCCGCGCACGCGCTCGCGGCGGGGCCCGGCGCGAACCCCATCGGCGACCTCGCGCTCGCCCGCTCCACGTGGAGCCCCGACGTGTGCCAGTGCCCCGACTACGGGCTGGGTGACGAGGAGCCGTCGGCGTGA
- a CDS encoding S8 family serine peptidase produces MTRRRLLGTLATVAATVALLGVGAAPAHADLVRDHEYWLSEYGFTNAWTTSRGSGVKVAVIDTGVNGNVAELRGVVVDGTDVSGIGSADGQTPVGSDDEHGTMVASLLAGRGTGEGNGVIGVAPEASLLSASVAFGTETGAAKSNDDQIAEAVVWAVDHGADVINMSLTRNTRDWPESWDAAFMHAFENDVVVVAAAGNRGSGTSEVGAPATIPGVLTVAGVDREQNASFDASSQGITISVAAPSEDLVGVLPDGSYSIWDGTSGAAPLVSGLVALVRAEFPDLDAGNVINRIIKTAQPKGDTVPSPLYGYGLIDPVAALTAEVAAVDQNPADQLADWIRLHRRAAGEATQTPQAPETITPIADPVLPGSDSAKTLLPTPWTLAYITVPLSLVAGFGTLAALLGIGATRHTKRTARSREQ; encoded by the coding sequence GTGACCCGGCGCCGCCTGCTCGGCACCCTCGCGACCGTCGCTGCGACGGTCGCGCTCCTCGGCGTCGGAGCGGCCCCCGCCCACGCCGACCTCGTCCGCGACCACGAGTACTGGCTCTCCGAGTACGGCTTCACCAACGCCTGGACCACCTCTCGCGGCAGCGGGGTGAAGGTCGCCGTCATCGACACGGGGGTGAACGGCAACGTCGCCGAGCTCCGCGGCGTCGTCGTCGACGGCACGGATGTCTCCGGCATCGGCTCGGCCGACGGTCAGACGCCGGTGGGCTCCGACGACGAGCACGGCACGATGGTGGCCTCGCTGCTGGCGGGCCGCGGCACGGGGGAGGGCAACGGCGTGATCGGCGTCGCGCCCGAGGCATCCCTGCTGTCCGCCTCGGTCGCCTTCGGCACCGAGACGGGCGCGGCGAAGTCGAACGACGACCAGATCGCCGAGGCGGTGGTCTGGGCGGTCGACCACGGGGCGGATGTCATCAACATGTCACTGACGCGGAACACGCGCGACTGGCCCGAGAGCTGGGACGCGGCGTTCATGCACGCGTTCGAGAACGACGTCGTGGTCGTCGCCGCGGCCGGCAATCGCGGCAGCGGCACGAGCGAGGTCGGCGCGCCCGCCACGATCCCCGGCGTGCTCACCGTCGCGGGCGTCGACCGCGAGCAGAACGCGAGCTTCGACGCGAGCTCGCAGGGCATCACGATCTCCGTCGCCGCGCCGAGCGAAGACCTCGTCGGTGTGCTGCCCGACGGCAGCTACTCCATCTGGGACGGCACGAGCGGCGCGGCACCGCTCGTCTCCGGGCTGGTGGCGCTCGTGCGGGCGGAGTTCCCCGACCTCGACGCGGGGAACGTCATCAACCGCATCATCAAGACGGCGCAGCCGAAGGGCGACACCGTGCCGAGCCCCCTCTACGGGTACGGGCTCATCGACCCCGTCGCCGCGCTCACGGCCGAGGTCGCCGCGGTCGACCAGAATCCCGCCGACCAGCTGGCGGACTGGATCCGGCTGCACCGGCGCGCGGCGGGCGAGGCGACGCAGACCCCGCAGGCGCCCGAGACCATCACCCCCATCGCCGACCCCGTCCTGCCCGGCTCCGACAGTGCGAAGACGCTGCTGCCGACGCCGTGGACCCTGGCCTACATCACGGTGCCGCTCTCGCTGGTCGCCGGATTTGGTACGCTAGCAGCGCTGTTGGGCATCGGCGCCACTCGGCACACCAAGCGGACTGCACGCAGTCGCGAGCAGTGA
- a CDS encoding NAD(P)/FAD-dependent oxidoreductase, which produces MPKILIVGGGYAGFYTAWKLEKWLRPGEAEVTVVDPLPYMTYQPFLPEVAAGSIEPRHAVVAQRRHLKKTNVITAKVTRIDHASKTATITPEVGEPWEFAYDVVVVTGGAVSRTFPIPGIADQAIGLKTIEEAVAVRDRVLTNFDKAAALPPGPERERLLTFVVVGGGFAGIEVFAELRSFASALLKYYPQLTFDETHFHLIEAMGRIMPEVSLPTSHWVIKHLAQRGAEIHLDTQLTSAVDGRIELSTGESFDSGLIVWTAGVMANPAIVRTSDLPVEERGRIKTRADLRVGDDDDFVADAWAAGDIAAVPDLTGGGVGGYCVPNAQHAVRQGKLLAKNIVAVLRGEEPKEYFHKNLGAVAGLGLGSGVFQSGKLAIKGLLAWFAHRGYHGLAMPSWERKFRVFWGWWNNFWLGRDIVSLSATQHPRAAFEAFAARPKPPAAEAPAPSVPASSAKADAKTAAAVEAKSADGAKAEAVAAK; this is translated from the coding sequence GTGCCCAAGATTCTGATCGTCGGCGGTGGCTACGCGGGGTTCTACACGGCGTGGAAACTCGAGAAGTGGCTTCGCCCCGGCGAAGCCGAGGTCACGGTCGTCGATCCGCTGCCCTACATGACCTACCAGCCGTTCCTCCCCGAGGTCGCGGCCGGGTCGATCGAGCCCCGCCACGCGGTGGTCGCGCAGCGCCGGCACCTGAAGAAGACCAACGTCATCACCGCGAAGGTCACCCGCATCGACCACGCGTCGAAGACCGCCACGATCACGCCCGAGGTGGGCGAGCCGTGGGAGTTCGCGTACGACGTCGTCGTGGTCACGGGCGGTGCGGTCTCGCGCACCTTCCCGATCCCCGGCATCGCCGACCAGGCGATCGGCCTGAAGACCATCGAGGAGGCCGTCGCCGTGCGCGACCGCGTCCTCACGAACTTCGACAAGGCCGCGGCGCTGCCGCCCGGGCCCGAGCGCGAGCGGCTGCTGACCTTCGTGGTCGTCGGCGGCGGCTTCGCCGGCATCGAGGTGTTCGCCGAGCTCCGATCGTTCGCGAGCGCGCTGCTGAAGTACTACCCGCAGCTCACCTTCGACGAGACGCACTTCCACCTCATCGAGGCGATGGGCCGCATCATGCCCGAGGTCTCGCTGCCCACGAGCCACTGGGTCATCAAGCACCTCGCCCAGCGCGGCGCCGAGATCCACCTCGACACGCAGCTCACGAGCGCCGTCGACGGCCGCATCGAGCTGTCGACCGGCGAGAGCTTCGACTCCGGCCTCATCGTGTGGACCGCCGGCGTCATGGCCAACCCGGCGATCGTGCGCACCAGCGACCTCCCGGTCGAGGAGCGCGGCCGCATCAAGACCCGCGCCGACCTCCGCGTGGGCGATGACGACGACTTCGTCGCCGACGCCTGGGCGGCCGGCGACATCGCCGCGGTGCCCGACCTCACCGGCGGCGGCGTCGGCGGGTACTGCGTGCCGAACGCGCAGCACGCGGTCCGCCAGGGCAAGCTGCTCGCGAAGAACATCGTCGCCGTGCTCCGCGGCGAGGAGCCCAAGGAGTACTTCCACAAGAACCTCGGCGCGGTCGCCGGCCTGGGCCTCGGCTCGGGCGTGTTCCAGTCGGGCAAGCTCGCCATCAAGGGCCTGCTCGCGTGGTTCGCCCACCGCGGCTACCACGGCCTCGCCATGCCGAGCTGGGAGCGCAAGTTCCGCGTGTTCTGGGGCTGGTGGAACAACTTCTGGCTCGGCCGCGACATCGTCTCCCTGTCGGCCACGCAGCACCCGCGTGCCGCGTTCGAGGCGTTCGCCGCACGCCCGAAGCCGCCGGCCGCCGAGGCTCCGGCCCCGTCGGTGCCCGCCTCGTCCGCGAAGGCCGATGCGAAGACCGCCGCCGCTGTCGAGGCGAAGTCCGCCGACGGCGCGAAGGCCGAGGCCGTCGCGGCGAAGTAG
- a CDS encoding Ppx/GppA phosphatase family protein, protein MRLGVLDVGSNTVHLLVVDAHPGARPIPAASHKAVLRLMRYLEPDGSISEAGVESIVDAIRTAVEAARADGIEDLLPFATSAIREAANGEAVLAEIARATGVELQVLSGEDEARLTFLAVRRWFGWSADRILLFDIGGGSLEIAQGLDEDPEVALSVPLGAGRSTVEFLPDDPPTEEQVARLRRHAREVLAEVVSDFPMKPRADHIVGSSKTIRSLARLAGTTSDGPGAAERAVLSLKELDDWTPRLARIPAEARPALPGITTDRTFQIVAGAVVLSEAMRAFRVSELEVSPWALREGLILRRLDHLR, encoded by the coding sequence ATGCGTCTCGGAGTCCTCGACGTCGGCTCGAACACCGTCCACCTGCTCGTCGTCGACGCGCACCCCGGCGCGCGCCCCATCCCGGCGGCCTCGCACAAGGCGGTGCTGCGGCTCATGCGCTACCTCGAGCCCGACGGGTCGATCAGCGAGGCCGGTGTGGAGAGCATCGTCGACGCGATCCGCACGGCGGTCGAGGCCGCTCGCGCCGACGGCATCGAAGACCTGCTGCCGTTCGCGACCTCGGCGATCAGAGAGGCGGCGAACGGCGAAGCCGTGCTGGCCGAGATCGCCCGCGCGACCGGCGTCGAACTGCAGGTGCTCTCGGGCGAGGACGAGGCCCGGCTCACCTTCCTCGCCGTCCGCCGCTGGTTCGGCTGGTCCGCCGACCGGATCCTCCTCTTCGACATCGGCGGCGGCTCGCTCGAGATCGCGCAGGGACTCGACGAAGATCCCGAGGTGGCGCTGTCGGTTCCCCTGGGTGCCGGGCGCTCGACCGTCGAGTTCCTGCCCGACGACCCGCCGACGGAGGAGCAGGTCGCGCGGTTGCGACGCCATGCCCGGGAGGTGCTCGCGGAGGTCGTCTCCGACTTCCCGATGAAGCCGCGTGCCGACCACATCGTCGGCTCGTCCAAGACGATCCGCTCGCTCGCGCGACTGGCCGGGACGACGAGCGACGGCCCGGGCGCCGCCGAGCGAGCGGTGCTCTCGCTCAAGGAGCTCGACGACTGGACGCCGCGGCTCGCCCGCATCCCCGCGGAGGCGCGCCCCGCCCTGCCGGGCATCACGACCGATCGCACGTTCCAGATCGTCGCGGGCGCCGTCGTGCTGAGCGAGGCGATGCGGGCGTTCCGCGTCTCCGAGCTCGAGGTCTCGCCCTGGGCCCTCCGTGAGGGGCTCATCCTGCGCCGGCTCGACCATCTGCGCTGA
- a CDS encoding TetR family transcriptional regulator, protein MTRIPAPERREALVEAALRVVSREGIARATTRRIVAEAGMSLASFHYAFDSRDELIDELIRTVVAREQQAVVPELLPGVSLRELLQTGIERYLAHLRSDPAHEQAMLELTQYALRDPERHPLALAQYARYTDLAVDALERAAAHSGATWRVPVDQVARVLVAFTDGLTITWLVDRDDEAARRVAAAAADALSRMADAP, encoded by the coding sequence ATGACGCGTATCCCGGCTCCCGAGCGTCGTGAGGCCCTCGTCGAGGCCGCGCTCCGCGTGGTCTCACGGGAGGGCATCGCGCGCGCCACGACCCGGCGCATCGTCGCCGAGGCCGGGATGAGCCTCGCGAGCTTCCACTACGCGTTCGACTCCCGCGACGAGCTCATCGACGAGCTCATCCGCACCGTCGTCGCGCGTGAGCAGCAGGCGGTGGTGCCCGAACTGCTGCCCGGAGTGTCGCTCCGCGAGCTCCTCCAGACCGGCATCGAGCGCTACCTCGCGCATCTCCGGTCCGACCCCGCGCACGAGCAGGCCATGCTGGAGCTCACCCAGTACGCGTTGCGCGACCCTGAGCGGCATCCGCTCGCCCTGGCGCAGTACGCCAGGTACACCGATCTCGCGGTCGACGCCCTGGAACGCGCCGCCGCGCACTCCGGTGCCACCTGGCGGGTCCCCGTCGACCAGGTGGCGCGGGTGCTCGTCGCGTTCACCGACGGCCTCACGATCACCTGGCTCGTCGACCGCGACGACGAGGCGGCGCGCCGCGTCGCCGCTGCGGCCGCCGACGCCCTCTCGAGAATGGCGGATGCCCCATGA